From the genome of Gracilimonas sp., one region includes:
- a CDS encoding hybrid sensor histidine kinase/response regulator, which translates to MKPEESLILIVDDTPANLRLLSHVLSKEGYEYIEASGGSEALELAEKHVPDLILLDIMMPDFSGFEVIKRIKSNELLADIPIIFLSSLTDTDDKVQGFKYGGVDYITKPFQKEETLARIKTHLQIRSLQKQLNERIKILREREIELSRLNQKKDDLVRTVSHDIKNPLTGIIGLVKLMKDSDKITAEEQTHMLSVIEESGTNLLNLVREVLDRESKKVEPEELEYSKISIAELLERVISMNKAKSVVKNIKLDYKVNPAGLKVDADQNKIEIAMNNLVSNALKFTPSGGEVIVYASENGENLEMKVKDTGIGIPKKMQEDLFTSTNKSSRKGTSGEVGTGLGLDIVQLYVELHKGKVWVESELDKGTTFFIQLPINKQA; encoded by the coding sequence TATTATCGCATGTTTTGTCTAAGGAAGGGTACGAGTACATTGAAGCATCGGGCGGCAGTGAGGCTCTGGAATTGGCAGAGAAGCATGTACCTGATTTAATTCTCCTTGACATAATGATGCCCGATTTTAGTGGGTTTGAAGTCATTAAAAGGATTAAATCAAATGAACTGCTTGCAGATATCCCTATCATTTTCCTCAGTTCATTGACGGATACCGATGATAAAGTGCAGGGATTTAAATATGGCGGGGTTGATTATATTACCAAACCATTTCAGAAAGAAGAGACATTAGCCCGTATAAAGACTCACCTTCAGATTCGGTCACTTCAAAAACAGCTCAATGAACGCATAAAAATTTTACGAGAGCGTGAAATTGAATTAAGCAGACTGAATCAAAAAAAGGATGACCTGGTTCGAACCGTTAGTCATGACATAAAGAACCCGCTCACGGGTATTATTGGGCTGGTCAAATTAATGAAGGATAGCGATAAAATAACAGCAGAAGAGCAAACTCATATGCTTTCTGTGATTGAAGAGAGTGGAACAAACTTATTGAATCTTGTACGTGAGGTACTCGACAGGGAATCTAAAAAAGTGGAGCCCGAAGAGTTAGAATACTCAAAAATATCGATCGCAGAGTTGCTTGAAAGAGTAATTTCAATGAATAAAGCGAAATCTGTAGTTAAGAACATAAAACTGGATTACAAAGTTAATCCAGCCGGACTTAAAGTAGATGCAGATCAGAATAAAATTGAAATTGCTATGAACAATCTTGTTTCAAATGCTTTGAAGTTTACTCCTTCAGGTGGAGAAGTGATTGTTTACGCGTCTGAAAATGGCGAGAATTTAGAAATGAAGGTGAAGGATACCGGCATTGGAATTCCCAAAAAAATGCAAGAAGATTTATTTACAAGCACCAATAAATCATCCCGAAAGGGAACAAGTGGAGAGGTTGGAACCGGACTTGGTTTGGATATTGTTCAGCTCTATGTTGAGCTTCACAAAGGAAAAGTTTGGGTTGAGTCAGAATTAGATAAAGGCACCACATTCTTCATTCAGTTACCTATAAATAAGCAAGCTTAA
- a CDS encoding response regulator yields the protein MNYKVLVIDDDEPIHFMIKNLLKNEFTVLNAHNVQEAIDILSETDINLILSDIHMPGISGLEFLESIRLDEKKKKIPVLIMTNLPTVEKEQKAYDLGAADFIKKELLNNDRERVLEIIRMKIVTDIRVTGLDEDQSKKKDKLVMKLMETAISGSFPDTVETLGNGLNEIISNKFTGFWMVQDNQTKLLYLETLNSKQPDNPADIYNQQSFEHLQETKEAYMTNHVFNEELGFFIDFSKNEELAAEIAVPLFAISERELLMNNMNVPSDAPMFGILLMKRSVLFSSTEFELVSRLIKQSGSILYRLYKKANS from the coding sequence ATGAACTATAAGGTTTTAGTTATTGATGATGATGAACCCATTCACTTCATGATCAAAAACCTCCTCAAGAACGAATTTACCGTATTAAATGCCCATAATGTGCAAGAGGCAATTGACATTCTATCAGAAACTGATATCAATCTGATTCTGTCCGATATTCATATGCCAGGTATTTCCGGGCTGGAGTTTTTGGAATCTATAAGACTGGATGAAAAAAAGAAAAAGATTCCGGTTCTGATTATGACAAACCTGCCAACTGTAGAGAAAGAACAGAAGGCTTATGATCTTGGAGCTGCTGATTTTATTAAGAAAGAACTCCTGAATAATGACAGAGAGCGAGTTCTTGAAATCATACGGATGAAAATAGTAACGGATATCAGGGTTACTGGACTGGATGAGGATCAGTCTAAAAAGAAAGATAAGCTCGTCATGAAGTTGATGGAAACGGCAATATCAGGTTCATTCCCCGATACCGTAGAGACTTTAGGAAATGGATTAAATGAGATTATATCCAATAAATTTACGGGTTTTTGGATGGTCCAGGATAATCAGACAAAGTTGTTGTATCTGGAGACTCTGAATTCAAAACAACCTGACAATCCCGCGGATATTTATAACCAGCAAAGCTTTGAGCATCTCCAGGAAACAAAAGAAGCCTACATGACCAATCATGTATTTAATGAGGAACTGGGCTTTTTTATCGATTTTTCGAAGAATGAGGAGTTAGCAGCTGAAATAGCTGTTCCATTATTTGCGATAAGTGAACGGGAATTATTAATGAATAACATGAACGTTCCGTCTGATGCCCCAATGTTTGGAATATTACTCATGAAACGTTCTGTTTTATTCTCATCTACTGAGTTTGAGCTTGTCTCCAGATTAATTAAACAATCAGGCTCTATTCTTTATCGGCTTTACAAAAAAGCTAACTCCTGA
- a CDS encoding DUF3492 domain-containing protein, with protein sequence MNILLIIEGTYPWYRGGVSEWVYQYLNHLQEFDFTILQIATDEFQGLNPSDALYPLTDNIVEFIRISPPEMNSGSLNYLDKWFEDSVSSQELTKSKFDLVHVTNTGFAGWLGTKLSTINKIPLLLTEHAIYWKEIEMGAVALECGYKIPNDHDGKNDVVSSFKNIASLTYQYAEQIVTVSESNIPYQKELGANDVKYIPNGIPKSWLKSEKSRGKEPVIGWVGRCAEMKNPLAFFELVEEFRSKSISPQFRMLLSDANEKELENKVKAVSLNYPEVECIWNQSAQTYFRDFDFLSITSHNESQPLVMLEALAHKALPVGFRVGDLTEKYGLVIAPGLPVSKLADNIIRLWNHQAEFEHYVENRFARVQEYHTWEYIFSHYKTLIKEMMEEVIEE encoded by the coding sequence ATGAATATTCTGCTCATTATAGAAGGCACCTACCCATGGTACAGAGGTGGAGTTAGTGAATGGGTTTATCAGTATTTAAACCATTTACAAGAGTTTGATTTTACCATTCTGCAGATTGCAACGGATGAATTTCAGGGGCTCAATCCATCCGATGCACTTTATCCTTTGACTGATAATATTGTTGAATTCATTCGGATTTCTCCTCCTGAAATGAATTCCGGTTCTTTAAACTATCTTGATAAATGGTTTGAGGACTCAGTTTCAAGTCAGGAGCTCACGAAATCAAAATTTGATCTCGTACATGTAACAAATACTGGTTTTGCCGGATGGCTGGGTACAAAATTATCAACCATAAATAAAATTCCACTGCTGCTGACGGAACATGCTATTTATTGGAAAGAAATTGAGATGGGAGCAGTAGCCCTGGAATGTGGCTACAAAATACCCAACGATCATGATGGTAAAAATGACGTGGTTTCATCTTTTAAAAATATCGCTTCATTGACGTATCAATATGCAGAGCAAATAGTTACAGTTTCTGAATCTAATATTCCCTATCAAAAAGAATTAGGCGCAAATGATGTAAAATACATCCCAAACGGAATTCCCAAGTCATGGCTTAAATCTGAAAAAAGCAGGGGTAAGGAACCTGTAATAGGGTGGGTAGGTCGGTGTGCTGAAATGAAGAACCCACTTGCTTTTTTTGAGTTAGTAGAGGAATTCAGAAGTAAAAGTATAAGCCCTCAATTTCGAATGTTACTAAGCGATGCAAACGAGAAAGAGCTTGAAAACAAGGTTAAAGCCGTATCATTAAATTATCCTGAAGTAGAGTGCATTTGGAACCAATCGGCACAGACTTATTTTAGAGATTTTGATTTTCTGTCGATAACCAGTCATAATGAATCACAGCCATTGGTAATGTTAGAGGCATTAGCCCATAAAGCACTGCCAGTTGGTTTTCGTGTAGGTGATTTGACTGAAAAGTATGGGCTTGTAATCGCTCCGGGTTTGCCGGTTAGCAAATTAGCTGACAATATCATCAGGCTATGGAATCATCAGGCGGAATTTGAACATTATGTTGAGAACCGTTTTGCTCGTGTTCAGGAATATCACACCTGGGAGTATATTTTTTCTCACTATAAGACTTTGATTAAGGAAATGATGGAGGAAGTAATAGAAGAGTGA
- the pelF gene encoding GT4 family glycosyltransferase PelF, with the protein MSKDTPYVLFETEGSYPYSGGGVSTWSHILCTELKEKVDFELLAITGNPYVESRYRLPENIRKITHIPLWGVDEPSDYYDDENPFSHQIEKKARVSKDVINQYFKPIFEDFIQCLLNPYTDVSRVSDILYGLWKYFQYYDYKQTLRQPLLWTEFKQSLINYFEESNLSYNEQPRVFDITFGMRWLYHFMMPLAAPVTDKVDVTHATLAGFPALVSIAGKYEYGIPSMVTDHGVYMRERLINVGQADMPFFSKKLLVDMSTLVSRAVYFTADQISPVTTANKEWEMRFEAEESNIIPIYNGVNTDLFKPTPKPKQTQDVPTVIAVAQVFPLKDIETMIRAADLVRKEIPAVQFKVYGSLEVDKDYVEKCRDLIKELKLEDTFHFGGFHDQPSMIFNEGDISILTSISEGFPYTVIESMSCARPVVATDVGGIRDALEGCGILCKPRDPQDIAKGVVKLLNDDDLRLELGSKARERVLLTFTTEKSVDAYYDSYMKLASQHRTPLKKNVQIASVLKLLSHLEEAEFEHA; encoded by the coding sequence GTGAGTAAAGACACTCCATATGTGCTGTTTGAAACGGAGGGTTCTTACCCTTACAGCGGCGGAGGTGTGTCTACCTGGTCTCATATTTTGTGCACCGAATTGAAAGAGAAGGTGGATTTTGAATTACTGGCTATTACAGGTAATCCCTATGTAGAAAGCCGTTACAGGCTGCCTGAGAATATCAGAAAGATTACTCATATTCCGCTATGGGGAGTCGATGAGCCCTCAGATTATTATGATGATGAGAACCCTTTTTCTCATCAAATTGAAAAGAAAGCCAGAGTATCTAAGGATGTCATCAACCAATATTTTAAGCCTATTTTTGAGGACTTTATACAATGCCTCCTCAATCCATATACTGATGTGTCTCGTGTAAGTGATATTCTTTACGGCCTTTGGAAGTACTTCCAATATTATGATTATAAACAAACATTGAGACAGCCTTTGCTGTGGACTGAATTCAAACAGTCGCTGATCAATTATTTTGAGGAGTCTAACCTGTCTTACAATGAGCAGCCGCGTGTATTTGATATTACGTTTGGAATGCGCTGGCTTTATCATTTTATGATGCCTTTGGCTGCTCCTGTTACAGATAAAGTGGATGTTACCCATGCCACGCTCGCAGGTTTTCCGGCCTTGGTTTCCATTGCAGGAAAATATGAGTATGGCATACCAAGTATGGTTACAGATCATGGTGTTTACATGCGGGAGCGGTTAATTAACGTGGGACAGGCAGATATGCCTTTCTTCTCAAAAAAGCTGCTTGTGGATATGTCAACGTTGGTTAGCAGAGCTGTTTATTTTACTGCTGACCAGATTTCGCCCGTAACAACAGCAAACAAGGAGTGGGAGATGCGGTTTGAAGCCGAAGAGAGTAATATCATTCCCATCTATAACGGGGTGAATACAGATCTTTTTAAACCAACTCCAAAACCTAAGCAAACCCAGGATGTACCCACAGTAATTGCCGTAGCGCAGGTTTTTCCTTTGAAAGATATTGAAACCATGATTCGGGCTGCTGATTTGGTTCGGAAAGAGATTCCAGCGGTTCAGTTTAAGGTATATGGAAGCCTGGAGGTTGATAAAGATTACGTTGAAAAATGCAGGGACTTAATTAAAGAGCTGAAATTGGAAGACACATTTCATTTTGGAGGCTTTCATGATCAGCCAAGCATGATTTTTAATGAGGGTGATATATCTATCTTAACCTCAATCTCGGAAGGATTCCCCTATACAGTTATTGAATCTATGAGTTGTGCACGCCCAGTTGTGGCTACAGATGTAGGTGGTATCAGAGATGCACTTGAGGGTTGTGGAATTTTATGTAAGCCCAGGGACCCTCAGGACATTGCAAAAGGAGTGGTGAAATTATTGAATGACGATGATCTCCGGCTTGAATTGGGTAGTAAAGCCAGAGAAAGGGTATTGCTTACCTTTACAACAGAAAAGTCAGTAGATGCTTACTACGATTCATACATGAAGTTGGCATCTCAACACAGAACTCCGTTGAAGAAAAACGTTCAGATAGCTTCTGTTCTTAAGCTGCTCAGTCATCTTGAAGAAGCGGAGTTTGAGCATGCCTGA